A window from Dunckerocampus dactyliophorus isolate RoL2022-P2 chromosome 15, RoL_Ddac_1.1, whole genome shotgun sequence encodes these proteins:
- the rps4x gene encoding 40S ribosomal protein S4, X isoform, translating into MARGPKKHLKRVATPKHWMLDKLTGVFAPRPSTGPHKLRECLPLIIFLRNRLKYALTGDEVKKICMQRFIKVDGKVRTDITYPAGFMDVISIEKTGEHFRLIYDVKGRFTVHRITAEEAKYKLCKVKKILIGTKGIPHLVTHDARTIRYPDPLIKVNDTVRIDLESGKITDFIKFDTGNLCMVTGGANLGRIGIITNRERHPGSFDVVHVKDSTGNSFATRLSNIFVIGKGNKPWVSMPRGKGIRLTIAEERDKRLAAKQGSS; encoded by the exons ATG gcCAGAGGACCGAAGAAGCACCTGAAGCGCGTCGCTACGCCGAAGCACTGGATGCTTGACAAGCTCACTGGCGTGTTT GCGCCTCGTCCTTCCACTGGTCCACACAAGCTGAGAGAGTGCCTGCCCCTCATTATCTTCCTGAGGAACCGCCTCAAGTATGCCCTGACCGGGGACGAGGTGAAGAAAATCTGCATGCAAAGGTTTATCAAGGTCGACGGAAAGGTTCGCACTGACATTACCTACCCCGCTGGATTCATGG ATGTAATCAGCATTGAGAAGACAGGTGAACACTTCCGTCTGATCTACGATGTAAAAGGACGTTTCACCGTCCACCGCATCACTGCCGAGGAGGCCAAG TACAAGCTGTGCAAGGTGAAGAAGATCCTCATTGGCACCAAGGGGATCCCTCACCTGGTGACCCACGATGCCCGCACCATTCGCTACCCCGACCCCCTCATCAAGGTCAATGACACAGTGCGCATTGATCTGGAATCTGGCAAGATCACAGACTTCATCAAGTTTGATACTG GTAACCTGTGCATGGTGACTGGTGGTGCTAACTTGGGTCGTATTGGCATCATTACCAACAGGGAGCGCCACCCCGGCTCCTTTGATGTGGTGCACGTCAAAGACAGCACAGGCAATAGTTTTGCCACCAGGCTCTCCAACATCTTTGTCATTGGCAAG GGCAACAAGCCGTGGGTGTCCATGCCCAGAGGAAAGGGAATCCGCCTGACCATCGCCG
- the cited1 gene encoding cbp/p300-interacting transactivator 1 — protein sequence MTSLLLLGNAHAAMKDLSTSSSPLNFHYPSSKTSVGPFSPSSSASSPVSPLAVAPKSQPFCLQTGPHLIASMQLQKLNSHYQNLAGSSAGHLTPSGMQKGFGASPLGTGNQILGPSGGLGGGGMGVGISMGTQSSGPSGVIDFDLVDEEVLMSLVVEFGLDRANELPELWLGQNEFDFMSDVQAGC from the coding sequence ATGACCTCACTGCTGCTCCTCGGCAACGCCCACGCTGCGATGAAGGACCTCTCCACTTCCTCCTCTCCTCTCAACTTCCACTACCCGTCCTCCAAAACCTCCGTGGGGCCTTTCTCCCCGTCCTCCAGTGCCTCCTCACCTGTGTCACCCTTAGCGGTGGCCCCCAAGTCCCAGCCTTTCTGCCTCCAGACGGGGCCACACCTCATCGCCAGCATGCAGCTGCAGAAGCTCAACTCACACTACCAGAACCTGGCCGGGTCCTCTGCGGGACACCTGACGCCTAGTGGCATGCAAAAAGGATTCGGCGCGTCGCCTCTAGGCACTGGAAACCAAATCCTGGGGCCTTCCGGGGGCCTTGGCGGAGGGGGGATGGGTGTCGGCATCAGCATGGGGACGCAGAGCTCTGGTCCAAGTGGAGTCATCGACTTTGACCTGGTAGATGAGGAGGTTCTCATGTCCTTGGTGGTGGAGTTCGGACTGGACCGAGCTAATGAGCTGCCTGAACTCTGGCTGGGCCAGAACGAGTTTGACTTTATGTCAGACGTGCAGGCTGGCTGCTGA